From the genome of Brevundimonas sp. NIBR11:
CACTGGACGGTGACGGCGTCGATCACCCGGTCGCGGCTGCCGATCGACAGGGTCTCGTCCACCGACCATGAGGCCGAGACGTGGTCGAGGATGATGCGGCTTCCTCGGTCGATGGTGACGGCGTCGGTCTCCACCCCCTCCTCGTCGCCGAGGCGTGAGCGGATGTAGCGGACCACCACGTCGTCCGCCGAGATCAGCAGGGGCTGGCCGCGCAGGGTGATCCCGCCCCCCGGCGCCGTCTGTCCGGCGATGGTGATGCGCGGCTCGCGGATGCGCAGCGGCGTGGCCAGTCGGATAGTCCCGCCGATGTCGAAGACCACGGTCCGGGGGCCGTCGGTCTCGACCGCCGCGCGCAGACTGCCGGGACCCGAATCGTTCAGGTTGGTGACGCGCAGAGCCGCGCCGCCCCTGCCGCCCGGGGTCAGGCGGCCGGCGCCTTCCGCTCCGGGAAAGGCGACGACCTCGGCCGGATCGGCAATCCCTGAGGGCGCTGCGCTGGCGCAACCGGCGGCTGTGACCAGAAAGACAACCGTGGCCGTTGTGTGAACGAGACGGCTTGCAAGATCGGTCTTCATCAGGCTAGGGTCCTTGTTGATACCGGTGTCAGGGCAGTTTTCGGCCGCGAATGATACCGGTGTCAATCGGTCACGGGGAAGGCTCCGGACTGGCAATAACAGATCGGCGGCAAGCCGGCGTCATGACATTCCTTGGGAGGAGGCACTATGTTTCAGTATCGCCAGGGGCGCCCGTGCGCGCTCCGTAACGGGCTCGTGTCCGGAGTTTCCGGTCTCGCCATTGCTCTGACCCTGGGGGTCGCGAGCGCTTCCGCCCAGACCGCTCCGGCTCAGGACGACGACGCCACCCAGGTCGACGAGATCGTGGTCACCGGCTTCCGCGCCTCGCTCGACGCCGCGCTCGGCATCAAGCGCCGCGAGGCGGGCGTCGTGGACGCCATCGTCGCCGAGGACATCGCCGACTTCCCCGACCTGAACCTGGCGGAAGCCGTCCAGCGCATTCCGGGCGTCTCGATCGACCGCGACGCCGGCGAGGGCCGCTCGATCACCGTTCGCGGCCTGTCCTCGGACTTCACCCGCACCCGCATCAACGGCATGGAAGCCCAGGCCACCACAGGCGGGTCTGATTCCTCGGGCGGCGCCAACCGCGGCCGCGGGTTCGACTTCAACGTCTTCGCCTCGGAACTCTTCAACTCGATCACGGTGCGCAAGACCGCCGCGGCCGAGACCGAAGAGGGCTCGCTGGGCGCGACCATCGACCTGCAGGCCACGCGTCCGTTCGACTATGACGGCTTCACCCTCGCGGCTTCGGTCCAGGGCGGCTACAACGACCTGTCGGAGACGACCAACCCGCGCGGCGCGCTTCTGCTGTCCAACACCTGGAACGACGGCATGTTCGGCGCCCTGGTGTCGGTCGCCTATTCCGAGCGCGACCTGTGGGAAGAGGGCTTCTCTTCGGTGCGCTGGGCTCCGGCGGCGGCGCCGGGTGCGACCAACTCCGGCGGTTTCTGCTCGCCGGTCGGGGTCACGCCCCAGAACCCTTCCAACAGCACCGCCAACGGCACGACGGCCGCCAACTGCGCCGCCGGCGTGGCGCGCCCGGCCAACACGGCGTCGAATATCGCGGCCTATAACACCGCCAACCAGGCGGGCGTGTTCATCCCGCGCCTGCCGCGCTACGGCCGCCTGACCCACCACCAGGAACGCCTGGGCGTCACCGGCGCCTTCCAGTTCAAGCCCGACGACCAGACCGTCGCCAGCCTGGACATCCTGTATTCGAAGCTCGACTCGACCCGTCAGGAAGACTTCCTGGAATCGCTGTCGTTCAGCCGTAACGCGGCCGCCGGCGGCCAGACCCAGATCGGCGTGCGCGAAGCCGTCGTCGAGAACAACGCCCTGGTCTACGGCGTGTTCGACAACGTCGATGTTCGCTCCGAGCAACGCTACGACGAGCTGACGACCGAGTTCACCCAGGTGAACTTCACCCTGGAGCGCGAGTTTACCGACACCTTGCGCGGCAAGTTCTACATCGGCCGTGCGGAATCCGAGTTCGCCAACCCGATCCAGACGACCGTCACCCTGGATCGCCAGAACACCCAGGGCTACTCGTTCGACTTCCGCAACAATCCGAACACCCCGGTCATCAACTACGGCTTCGACGTCGCCAACCCGGCGAATTGGTCGTGGCGCGACGTCAGCCTGGGCACAAGCCTGGCCAGCCTGCCGCGCTCGGAAATCCGCCTGCGTCCGAACGGCGTGAACACGGTGTTCGAAGCCGTGTCCGGCGACGTGGAATGGGACGCCAACGACTGGCTGACCCTGAAGTTCGG
Proteins encoded in this window:
- a CDS encoding TonB-dependent receptor, coding for MSGVSGLAIALTLGVASASAQTAPAQDDDATQVDEIVVTGFRASLDAALGIKRREAGVVDAIVAEDIADFPDLNLAEAVQRIPGVSIDRDAGEGRSITVRGLSSDFTRTRINGMEAQATTGGSDSSGGANRGRGFDFNVFASELFNSITVRKTAAAETEEGSLGATIDLQATRPFDYDGFTLAASVQGGYNDLSETTNPRGALLLSNTWNDGMFGALVSVAYSERDLWEEGFSSVRWAPAAAPGATNSGGFCSPVGVTPQNPSNSTANGTTAANCAAGVARPANTASNIAAYNTANQAGVFIPRLPRYGRLTHHQERLGVTGAFQFKPDDQTVASLDILYSKLDSTRQEDFLESLSFSRNAAAGGQTQIGVREAVVENNALVYGVFDNVDVRSEQRYDELTTEFTQVNFTLEREFTDTLRGKFYIGRAESEFANPIQTTVTLDRQNTQGYSFDFRNNPNTPVINYGFDVANPANWSWRDVSLGTSLASLPRSEIRLRPNGVNTVFEAVSGDVEWDANDWLTLKFGLNGKTYLSDSYEFRRTDETVVPALPAGATVASISNLLTGFGANLIPGGTASSWVRPDLNAIASLFNIYCNCNTGVAGGDFSLTSITNGNARGGNRTIEENDFAYYVQADFNFDVGNIPVRGNVGVRKAYTELIAEGYSSTGGGTRVRGENQYDDTLPSLNLAIEPMEDLIVRFGAAKVMARPQIGNTLAGTNYLVPTTSLSTTGPNFTASIGNVNLEPFRAKTYDFTVEWYFAPEALVSFAYFYKDIDTYIQIIRQDLPYTALTGLNPSAFDPSLCTGACSPTTVFQLTSAVNTEGGPLKGFEISYQQPFRFLPGFLENTGVQLNYTHVESEIDYCNDALCATFVTDDLINLSPEAYNGTLYYEDDRMSARVSASYRQAYLQNVPGRNGNLVEGKNDTLNWDVSASYNLTEQISLTFEGLNLTDEENHQYVGDDSRQSTSVYHHTGRQMYVGARYRF